The proteins below are encoded in one region of Rana temporaria chromosome 2, aRanTem1.1, whole genome shotgun sequence:
- the LOC120928173 gene encoding olfactory receptor 6N1-like — MMQQAGKTGTGNHISSEDDNSKVNTEFPRAVDSTNFSTKLVTEFIIFGFPNFQSLSTLLFCVFLFIYLFTVTGNGIIFLLIILDQKLHTPMYFFVSNLSLLDLSSITVTIPKMLAKFSVQNDVIAYVACFLQMYCFISCQAVECLLLTAMAYDRYIAICSPLHYHNIMVRRLYISLAVASWTIGLAYPVATAILAFRLPYCGLNTIHHYYCDHPPLLQLACADTSLNVAVGSSLGAIILLLCFSLIVTSYVHIIRSVLKIASSKGRKKTFSTCASHFVVVNMYFLPLIFMYVRPTASYSADIDSLVAMLYTVLTPMLNPVVYSLRNKDIKNAFRKQISCT; from the coding sequence GTAAATACAGAATTTCCTCGTGCTGTGGATTCCACTAACTTCTCAACAAAATTGGTGACAGAGTTTATCATATTTGGCTTTCCCAATTTTCAAAGTCTTAGTACtcttcttttttgtgtttttctcttTATCTACCTTTTCACTGTCACCGGAAATGGCATCATATTCCTCCTTATTATTCTGGACCAAAAACTTCACACTCCAATGTATTTCTTTGTCAGCAATCTCTCGCTCTTGGACTTGAGTTCCATCACTGTGACCATTCCCAAGATGCTTGCTAAGTTCTCAGTGCAGAATGATGTGATCGCTTATGTGGCCTGCTTCCTCCAGATGTATTGCTTTATCTCTTGTCAAGCAGTTGAGTGTCTTCTCCTGACTGCCATGGCCTATGATCGCTATATAGCTATCTGTTCTCCCCTCCATTATCATAACATCATGGTCAGACGACTGTATATTTCCCTAGCTGTGGCGTCGTGGACAATAGGCTTAGCTTATCCAGTTGCAACAGCCATACTAGCCTTTAGGTTGCCCTATTGTGGCCTAAATACCATTCACCATTATTACTGTGATCACCCACCGTTGCTTCAGTTGGCTTGTGCCGACACCTCACTCAATGTGGCAGTAGGTTCTTCTCTTGGTGCCATTATACTTCTGTTATGTTTCTCTCTAATTGTGACATCCTATGTTCATATCATTAGGTCTGTGCTCAAGATAGCATCATCCAAAGGGCGTAAGAAAACATTTTCTACCTGTGCTTCCCATTTTGTGGTGGTGAACATGTACTTCCTGCCTTTGATCTTCATGTATGTTCGGCCAACTGCTTCATACTCGGCTGATATTGACTCTCTGGTGGCCATGTTGTACACGGTATTAACACCTATGCTAAACCCCGTTGTGTATAGCTTACGGAATAAAgatattaagaatgctttcagaaaacaAATAAGTTGTACCTAA